The Naumovozyma dairenensis CBS 421 chromosome 3, complete genome genome has a window encoding:
- the GCN2 gene encoding serine/threonine-protein kinase GCN2 (similar to Saccharomyces cerevisiae GCN2 (YDR283C); ancestral locus Anc_5.298) — protein MPKCLTLNEYYDIQSNELEAMRSIYMDDFVDLTKKKSKWDKQPQIIFEVNVCSTDKEPVESSLTLHFAMTPMYPHTMPEIKFLNVKNVLDYQLKQLSESFKQIHESAKGQEYIFEVISLVRERLDEFQNEANGHSLEEDRLQRIREAEAKLEKEEKERKQKIEQEKVSEQKLIDEIVKKEMEKRKDDDDMLFNPTSQIELMPPSEWITSGEAIVFSKPIKAKLPNNLLFKFKAVVNPTPIKLNSDLFNFGKQFLVKPFIHPESPLADALMSSELMGNFYYLLTEIELTNSYFNTSNGKKEISNLEKVLESLLKVKHDNVNRLYGYTVERMGKNNTNFVWKIRLLTEYSSSSFLIGELIQSVGFINLATARVWMIRILEGLEALHKIGIFHRCVCLQTVTMSKDSDFGTTIPKLIHSSYGYGIINMLARYPNRNGPRIELPNSSWIPPECENNTTNKYNRMTDIWQAGVLFMQIINGVETTIDFGSPQEFLNSTDMDESLYDLLSKMTATDPKKRLGTLELLPMKFLRTNIDPTFNKFNVSNDESTAVTIPSEESSVGLTMKSRKFSESSNRRRSFNVGSRFSSINPATKSRYASDFEEIAVLGKGAFGQVVKARNALDSRYYAIKKYRHTEEKLSTILSEVMLLASLNHQYVVRYYAAWLEEDTQNDNAISLSDSDDHEEEDETSDDSESDIFNQSSLLKEKSSLEVDNSNWDFISNSGYPDIVFANSTTGGDSFNELENGSEEESDDDYEGEVSDSETRSTNKTNTRRSKTPFITAKRKSTLFIQMEYCENRTLYDLIHAENLSKQRDEYWRLFRQILEALSYIHSQGIIHRDLKPMNIFIDESRNVKIGDFGLAKNVHRSADILRMDSQSAVGSSENLTSAIGTALYVATEVLNGKGHYNEKIDMYSLGIIFFEMVYPFSTGMERVNILKDLRLPSVDFPSDFDYTKMKTEKKIIKLLLDHDPTRRPGARKLLDSGWLPVKHQEEVIKEALKSLADPSSPWQQQVRESLFNQPYSVTNDILYDNSQSQSNPFSQILRSQMQEEVVKIFRKHGGIENNSPPRIFPKAPIYSTQNVYEVLDKGGTVLQLQYDLTYPMARYLSKNPNCVAKQFRLQHVYRPPTKSNSSLEPRKFGEIDFDIISGSSSDSPFYDAENIKIIDEVLTIFPVFEKTNTLFVMNHSDILESVFNFSNIDKAQRPLVSRMLSQVGFAKTFKDVKNELKSQLNISSTSLNDLELFDFRVDFDDAKRRLHKLMVDSPYLRNIDDALSHILKVLNFLKPLEVTRNMVISPLSNYNSAFYKGGIMFQAVYDDGMTRNLIAAGGRYDTLISYFARPSSGKSTNTQRAVGFNLAWETIYSIGQNYFKLASRNRLKKRNRFLKDSAIDWKPSRCDVLISSFSKSLLDTVGVSLLNKLWKMGIRADFLRTCYTVDDVVTRAQQDGVEWIILIKQQTYSMSSHKRKYKPLKVKRVSSNGDIDLDIDEFLMLYQQETSSSTLINDSLSIDDKHDDSGNWDENSSASGSQDEKEETSNTTTNQKVTYIPNMATRAKKASKREKWVYEDAARNASNIIIGSLSSAPVFTVDALRDETLEIISITSLAQKEEWLRKVFGSGNNSTPRSFATNIYNNLSKEAGKGTKWAILHCHKTGKSCVIDLQR, from the coding sequence ATGCCTAAATGTCTTACTTTGAACGAATACTATGATATACAAAGCAACGAGTTGGAAGCCATGAGGTCCATTTATATGGATGATTTCGTGGATTTAacgaaaaagaaatcaaaatgGGACAAACAACcacaaataatatttgaagTTAACGTCTGTTCAACAGACAAAGAGCCAGTGGAATCGTCATTGACGTTACATTTTGCTATGACCCCTATGTACCCTCATACGATGCCTGAAATCAAGTTTCTTAATGTGAAAAATGTTTTGGATtatcaattgaaacaaCTTTCTGAAAGTTTCAAACAGATACATGAAAGTGCTAAAGgacaagaatatatttttgaagtaATATCATTAGTACGAGAGAGGCTAgatgaatttcaaaatgaagCCAATGGACACTCTTTAGAAGAAGATCGCTTACAAAGAATTAGGGAAGCAGAAGCGAAATTAGAGAAGGAAGAGaaggaaaggaaacaaaaaattgaacaagaaaaggtTAGtgaacaaaaattaatagaTGAAATCGTAAAGAAGGAAATGGAAAAGAGaaaggatgatgatgatatgcTTTTCAATCCGACTTCtcaaattgaattaatgCCGCCTTCCGAATGGATTACCTCAGGTGAAGCTATCGTATTTTCAAAACCTATAAAGGCAAAATTGcctaataatttattgttCAAATTCAAAGCCGTTGTTAATCCTACACCTATTAAACTCAACTCGGATCTTTTCAACTTCGGTAAACAATTTCTTGTGAAACCGTTCATTCATCCAGAGTCGCCGTTGGCTGATGCATTGATGTCTTCTGAACTAATGGGAAAtttctattatttattgacGGAAATTGAGCTAACCAATTCATATTTTAATACAAGCAATggtaaaaaagaaatttcgAATTTAGAGAAAGTTTTGGAATCTTTACTTAAGGTAAAGCATGATAATGTTAACCGTTTATATGGATATACCGTCGAAAGGATgggaaaaaataataccaatttTGTCTGGAAAATCAGACTTTTAACTGAATACTCATCCTCATCTTTTCTTATTGGTGAGCTTATCCAATCTGTAGGATTCATTAACTTGGCTACAGCTCGTGTTTGGATGATTCGAATACTAGAAGGATTGGAAGCTCTACATAAAATTGGTATATTTCATAGATGTGTATGTCTTCAAACAGTAACGATGTCCAAGGATTCTGATTTTGGAACGACAATTCCTAAGTTGATACATTCCAGTTATGGCTACGGGATAATAAATATGCTGGCAAGATATCCTAATAGAAATGGCCCACGAATTGAACTACCTAATTCATCCTGGATTCCTCCTGAATGTGAGAATAATACTAcgaataaatataatagaaTGACAGATATATGGCAAGCCGGTGTTTTATTTatgcaaataataaatggaGTAGAAACAACAATAGATTTTGGATCTCCTCAAGAGTTTTTAAACTCAACAGATATGGATGAAAGTCTATACGATCTTTTATCAAAGATGACCGCAACAGATCCAAAGAAACGTTTAGGAACCTTGGAATTACTACCAATGAAGTTCCTAAGAACAAATATAGATCCaacatttaataaatttaatgtttcaaatgatgaaagtACAGCGGTTACAATACCATCTGAAGAGTCTTCTGTAGGATTGACAATGAAGTCTAGGAAGTTTTCAGAATCAAGTAACAGAAGACGATCATTTAATGTTGGATCAAGATTCTCTTCAATTAATCCCGCCACAAAGTCAAGATACGCTTCTGATTTCGAAGAAATTGCTGTATTAGGTAAAGGTGCGTTTGGACAAGTGGTCAAAGCACGTAATGCGTTAGATAGTAGATATTATGCGATTAAAAAATACAGACAtactgaagaaaaattatctaCTATATTAAGTGAGGTTATGCTTTTAGCAAGTTTGAATCATCAGTATGTGGTACGTTATTATGCTGCATGGCTCGAAGAAGATACACAAAATGATAATGCAATCTCATTGAGCGATAGCGACGAtcatgaagaagaagacgaaaCATCGGACGATTCAGAATCTGATATATTTAATCAATCCAGTTTACTTAAGGAAAAAAGTTCTCTTGAGGTCGATAATAGCAATTGGGATTTCATATCCAATTCTGGATACCCAGATATAGTTTTTGCCAATAGTACTACCGGAGGGGACAGTTTCAATGAACTTGAGAATGGTAGCGAGGAGGaatctgatgatgattatgaagGTGAAGTTTCTGATTCAGAAACCCGTTCGACCAATAAGACTAACACCAGAAGAAGTAAAACACCTTTCATTACAGcaaaaaggaaaagtaCACTATTCATTCAAATGGAATACTGTGAAAATCGAACATTATATGATTTAATCCATGCTGAAAATTTAAGTAAACAGCGTGATGAATATTGGAGACTTTTCAGGCAAATTTTAGAGGCGTTAAGTTACATCCATTCGCAGGGTATTATTCATCGTGATTTAAAACCGATGaacattttcattgatGAATCAAGAAATGTTAAAATCGGTGATTTTGGTCTTGCAAAAAATGTCCATCGTTCGGCTGATATTTTGAGAATGGACTCACAGAGTGCTGTTGGTAGTTCCGAGAATTTAACATCAGCTATTGGTACCGCATTATACGTAGCAACAGAAGTTCTTAATGGGAAAGGTCACtacaatgaaaaaattgatatgTATTCATTAGgtataattttctttgaaatggTATATCCATTCAGTACCGGAATGGAAAGAGTAAACATATTAAAAGACTTGAGGTTACCAAGCGTTGATTTCCCATCTGATTTTGATTAtacaaaaatgaaaactgAAAAGAAGATTATTAAATTGTTATTGGATCATGATCCTACAAGAAGACCTGGAgcaagaaaattattagatagTGGATGGCTTCCTGTAAAGCATCAAGAAGAAGTGATCAAAGAGGCATTAAAAAGTTTGGCGGATCCATCTTCGCCTTGGCAGCAGCAGGTAAGAGAAAGTTTATTCAACCAACCCTACAGCGTTACCAACGATATTCTATACGATAATTCACAGTCTCAATCTAACCCATTTTCCCAAATACTACGATCCCAAATGCAAGAGGAAGTCGTTAAAATTTTTAGAAAACATGGAGGtatagaaaataattcaCCACCGAGAATCTTTCCGAAGGCACCAATATATAGTACCCAGAATGTCTACGAGGTTTTAGATAAGGGTGGTACCGTATTGCAATTACAATATGACTTGACCTATCCGATGGCTAGGTATCTATCAAAAAACCCAAATTGTGTGGCTAAACAATTTCGTCTACAACATGTTTATCGACCCCCTACCAAATCCAATTCAAGTCTTGAGCCCAGAAAGTTTGGTGAAATCgattttgatataatttCAGGATCGTCTTCTGATTCCCCATTTTATGATGCTGagaatattaaaattattgacGAAGTTTTGACAATATTTCCTGTATTCGAAAAGACAAATACTTTATTTGTGATGAATCATTCAGATATACTAGAAAGcgtatttaatttttcgAATATTGATAAAGCTCAAAGACCGTTAGTTTCAAGAATGCTATCACAAGTAGGGTTCGCCAAAACATTTAAAGATGTCAAAAATGAGTTGAAATCTCAATTGAACATTTCGTCTACATCCTTAAATGACTTAGAATTATTTGACTTTAGGGTAGATTTTGATGATGCAAAGAGAAGATTACATAAATTGATGGTTGATAGTCCATATTTACGCAATATTGACGATGCTTTATCTCATATTTTGAAggttttgaattttttgaaacCTTTAGAAGTTACAAGAAACATGGTAATATCACCATTAAGTAACTACAACTCGGCGTTTTATAAAGGTGGTATTATGTTCCAAGCTGTTTATGATGATGGTATGACGAGAAATTTAATTGCTGCTGGTGGTAGATATGATACCTTAATATCTTACTTTGCCAGACCTTCTAGTGGTAAAAGTACAAACACACAAAGAGCGGTAGGATTTAATCTTGCTTGGGAAACTATATATAGTATTGGCCAGAACTATTTCAAGTTGGCTTCTAGGAACCGTCTGAAGAAACGGAACAGGTTTTTAAAGGATTCTGCTATTGATTGGAAACCAAGTAGGTGTGACGTATTAATTTCAAGTTTTTCTAAATCACTATTAGATACCGTAGGTGTAAGTCTCTTGAATAAACTCTGGAAAATGGGGATAAGAGCAGACTTTTTACGGACTTGTTACACTGTTGATGACGTTGTTACGCGTGCCCAGCAAGATGGAGTTGAGTGGATCATTTTGATAAAGCAGCAAACATATAGTATGTCCAGTCACAAACGTAAATATAAGCCTCTGAAGGTAAAAAGGGTAAGTAGTAACGGCGATATTGACTTAGATATCGATGAGTTTTTGATGTTGTATCAACAGGAAACAAGTAGCAGCACGTTGATTAATGATTCTTTGAGTATTGACGACAAGCATGATGATTCGGGAAATTGGGATGAAAATAGTAGTGCTAGCGGCAGCcaagatgaaaaagaagagacATCTAATACTACAACAAATCAAAAGGTAACCTATATTCCTAATATGGCAACAAGGGCGAAAAAGGCAAGTAAACGTGAAAAATGGGTATATGAAGATGCAGCAAGAAATGCAtcaaatatcattataGGCAGTTTATCATCAGCTCCTGTTTTCACTGTTGATGCCTTGAGGGATGAAACATTAGAAATTATATCCATTACGTCCTTAGctcaaaaagaagaatggTTAAGAAAGGTTTTTGGTTCCGGTAATAACTCCACACCTAGGTCGTTTGCAactaatatatataataactTATCCAAAGAGGCTGGCAAAGGTACCAAATGGGCTATATTACACTGCCATAAGACAGGGAAAAGTTGTGTTATCGACTTGCAGCgttga
- the ZIP1 gene encoding Zip1p (similar to Saccharomyces cerevisiae ZIP1 (YDR285W); ancestral locus Anc_5.296) produces the protein MSNFFRDSSLGFKARSNNIFSKLRGKETDLNDQGVNLSLTGGEGSSSILDDLLLNDKQEDGQSYGTNTTDLTSLMESNGSYTDSNYEFQKNHQKSFKHSINNVRTTSKRIVNEEAGDGQDQIDDTEHDDDEDEDDGDFEITEVRSVSIPPKENKTTSKSKNKNPDNGDIKAKLSSSKSKLNVAQLNKSNTTNTTENATSNDVLLEAFTNTQKICANLKHEVQLQQTENNKLKSQLRNYENDSKKISEKVNQFKRLLSNLEESSKYLKSKKTVNDQQLSDFKKSHESIQRRIYQYNTDIEELKSSMNKLQVSKKQTDIEIIKKNKEIEYLKREVDDYSGQLSEEKIKNSSLFQEFIELREEFKHLLEIQGKNYMDRNNLLEENLQTMLQTELSSQLLEQYGKYENILVGKLSDANKXVTIHLIRHFYSKFEAMEFFVTNLYFKYSLSTKLNQLWTETTDRSEKAGIETHKEILEQFLEQKVNISQLLNNLQGKICDGNETTQEALSKIVKDIKETIFISNSEPVQLVNDLNKLIQEYQLQLTTSEKYKSDIGELQNQVASLQQQKTENIRELGTKEAQYDELVKSLEEKTIELSRHVDKNQKLNDTIQELQENVRSYKEQLEKVQEVSKIEKSNCENKILSQNEITNVLNSKNEMLKKRVEQLEASKASYEKDHNDRLDKFQKNNEQVQRLNVELVQLKAQELELEEDNRKLKRALEEKSFGDEENVNELRVLKEKIISLNCEKQNLVAEKLEIRDKKEEIESLVKSKNQRIIMLETKLKQQLEINEKLKIPTRTNDSPPVSITKGNMRTFNEDNKDENNLRNNKHKEDILSQSISVNHSDEFDLSSSSNDDLELTNPSPIQIKTVKTQTKRSNTSMKPPGHGRKKLLLLEDEEFSKADTRRKKRRH, from the coding sequence ATGTCGAATTTTTTTAGAGATAGTTCTTTAGGATTCAAAGCAAGGtccaataatattttctcaAAATTACGTGGCAAAGAGACTGATTTGAATGATCAAGGGGTAAATCTATCACTCACGGGGGGAGAGGGCAGTTCATCCATTTTAGATGATCTACTTCTAAATGATAAACAAGAAGATGGCCAGTCGTATGGGACTAACACTACAGACCTTACATCTTTGATGGAATCTAACGGTTCATATACAGATAGTAACTATGAATTCCAAAAGAACCATCAAAAATCTTTTAAACATTCTATCAATAACGTTCGCACTACATCTAAACGCATTGTAAATGAAGAAGCGGGAGATGGTCAAGATCAAATTGATGATACAGAACACGATGACGATgaggatgaagatgacgGGGACTTTGAGATAACAGAAGTTCGTAGTGTATCTATTCCTCCAAAGGAGAATAAAACCACCTCGAAATCGAAGAATAAAAACCCTGATAATGGTGATATTAAAGCTAAATTAAGTAGCTCAAAAAGCAAATTAAATGTCGCTCAATTAAACAAGAGTAATACTACTAATACTACTGAAAATGCAACCTCCAATGATGTATTATTGGAAGCTTTTACAAATACACAAAAAATATGTGCAAATTTAAAACATGAAGTTCAACTTCAACAAACAGAGAACAACAAGTTGAAATCACAATTACGTAACTACGAAAATGATTCTAAAAAAATCTCTGAGAAAGTTAACCAGTTTAAACGATTGCTCTCGAACTTAGAAGAATCATCAAAATATCtgaaaagtaaaaaaaCAGTCAATGATCAACAGTTATCAGACTTCAAAAAATCCCATGAATCGATACAAAGGagaatatatcaatataaTACAGATATCGAGGAACTGAAAAGTTCAATGAACAAGTTGCAAGTTTCCAAAAAGCAAACAGACATAgaaattatcaagaaaaataaagaaattgaatatctcAAGAGAGAAGTAGATGATTATTCAGGTCAATTGAGtgaagaaaagataaaaaatagTTCTTTATTCCAAGAGTTTATCGAGCTAAGAGAGGAATTTAAGCACCTTTTGGAAATACAAGGAAAGAATTATATGGATCGGAATAACCttttagaagaaaatttacaaaCTATGTTACAAACTGAACTTAGTAGCCAATTGTTAGAACAATATGGTAAATACGAAAATATATTGGTCGGCAAACTTTCTGATGCAAATAAANTGGTAACTATACATTTAATAAGACACTTTTACTCCAAATTTGAAGCCATGGAATTTTTTGTTACTAACTTATACTTTAAATATAGTCTTTCAACTAAATTAAACCAACTATGGACGGAAACAACTGATCGGTCTGAGAAAGCTGGTATTGAAACACATAAAGAAATCCTAGAACAATTCCTCGAGCAGAAAGTGAACATTTCACAATTATTGAACAATCTTCAAGGTAAAATATGCGATGGTAATGAAACAACTCAAGAAGCATTATCCAAAATAGTCAAAGATATCAAAGAGACCATTTTTATTAGTAACTCCGAACCCGTACAATTGGTTAATGATTTGAACAAATTAATTCAAGAATATCAATTGCAGTTGACAACTAGTGAAAAGTACAAATCAGATATCGGAGAACTGCAAAATCAAGTGGCTTCTTTACAACAGCAGAAGACAGAAAATATCAGAGAGCTAGGTACAAAAGAAGCTCAGTATGATGAACTTGTCAAATctttggaagaaaaaacaattgaattatCTCGACATGTCGATAAGAACcagaaattaaatgataccATACAAGAACTTCAAGAAAATGTTAGGTCTTATAAGGaacaattggaaaaagTTCAAGAAGTAagtaaaattgaaaaatcaaattgtGAAAATAAGATATTATCACAAAATGAGATAACAAATGTTTTGAATTCTAAGAATgaaatgttgaaaaaaaggGTGGAACAATTAGAAGCATCTAAAGCTAGTTATGAGAAGGATCACAATGATAGGTTGGataaattccaaaagaataatgaaCAAGTACAAAGGTTAAATGTTGAATTAGTTCAATTGAAAGCACAGGAGCTGGAATTAGAAGAGGATAACAGGAAATTAAAGAGAGCGCtagaagaaaaatcatttgGGGACGAGGAAAATGTGAATGAATTAAGAGTtctgaaagagaaaataatttcacTTAATTGTGAGAAACAAAACCTTGTAGCAGAGAAGTTGGAAATTCGTgataaaaaagaagagatCGAGTCGCTAGTGAAAAGTAAAAATCAGCGAATTATTATGTTGGAAACCAAATTAAAACAGCAGTTAGAAATAAAcgaaaaattaaagatacCAACAAGAACCAATGATTCACCTCCAGTATCTATAACTAAAGGAAATATGAGAACGTTcaatgaagataataaggaTGAGAACAATCTTAGGAACAACAAGCATAAAGAGGATATATTATCGCAATCTATATCTGTAAATCATAGTGATGAGTTTGATCTTTCCTCGTCATCGAATGACGATTTAGAATTGACGAATCCCTCCCCTATTCAAATCAAGACTGTTAAAACACAGACTAAGAGAAGTAATACGTCAATGAAACCACCAGGGCATGGACGcaaaaaattgttattgctagaagatgaagaattttcAAAGGCTGacacaagaagaaaaaagagGAGACATTAA
- the RTT103 gene encoding Rtt103p (similar to Saccharomyces cerevisiae RTT103 (YDR289C); ancestral locus Anc_5.300): protein MSFSTQQFVNKLNNLEDTQESISSAAKWLVSQYREASEVANCWKGYMLKSSINTRRKLLALYLANHVVQQAKSQQITQFQESFGKVSAEAIGSIYSTFPSDLKKKVKRVTNIWKERRIFSPDILKEIDRALEQGSSSTDNVALPPHVKAIADNYIQLDNNKHHIQAVKARFDKSVQELDPSSMVYEENYKTVSKIGQLTKDTITKSLKLREENISKLEKMLEGERKGLEQEKMLLSEVEFSLLSKNPETMRKGTDEEDVLPSYEVDENDNDDNDSEDIEASSDNDDKIKEKEESKETDNVKRTINDSSSELNDESSHDNHKRAKIGENNTSESNSEDVTSQTGTPESGNDIAANAGMTSSIQDLLSRLAN from the coding sequence ATGTCCTTTTCAACTCAGCAGTTTGTCAACAAACTTAATAACCTGGAAGATACCCAAGAATCTATATCTAGCGCTGCAAAATGGCTTGTTTCGCAATATAGAGAAGCCTCAGAGGTAGCGAACTGTTGGAAGGGCTACATGTTAAAATCAAGTATAAATACAAGAAGGAAGTTATTGGCTCTATATTTGGCAAACCATGTAGTTCAACAAGCCAAGAGCCAACAAATAACCCAATTCCAGGAATCCTTCGGTAAAGTGTCTGCTGAAGCCATTGGTTCTATATATTCGACATTTCCAAGcgatttgaagaagaaggtcAAAAGAGTTACTAATATTTGGAaggaaagaagaatattttcacCAGATATTTTAAAGGAAATTGATCGTGCTCTTGAGCAAGGTTCATCAAGTACAGATAATGTAGCTTTACCGCCTCATGTAAAAGCAATAGCTGACAACTATATTCAGTTAGACAATAATAAACACCATATACAAGCAGTTAAAGCCAGGTTTGACAAATCGGTTCAAGAGTTAGATCCATCGAGTATGGTATACGAAGAGAATTATAAGACAGTTTCAAAAATCGGACAATTAACGAAAGATACCATTACAAAATCTCTCAAATTGAGGGAGGAAAATATTAGTAAACTAGAAAAAATGCTCGAAGGCGAAAGGAAAGGGCTTGAGCAAGAGAAAATGCTTTTATCTGAAGTCGAATTTTCATTACTATCGAAGAATCCCGAAACGATGCGAAAAGGTACTGACGAAGAGGACGTTCTTCCTTCGTACGaagttgatgaaaatgacaATGACGACAACGATAgtgaagatattgaagCTAGCTCTGACAATGACGataaaatcaaagaaaaagaagaatcgAAAGAAACGGACAATGTTAAACGTACAATCAACGATTCATCTTCAGAGCTTAATGATGAATCTTCACATGACAACCATAAGAGGGCAAAAATTGGAGAAAATAATACCTCTGAGTCAAACAGTGAGGACGTTACATCTCAGACGGGGACACCAGAAAGTGGAAATGACATTGCTGCAAATGCTGGTATGACTTCATCCATTCAAGATCTTCTAAGTAGACTTGCAAATTAA
- the DPP1 gene encoding bifunctional diacylglycerol diphosphate phosphatase/phosphatidate phosphatase (similar to Saccharomyces cerevisiae DPP1 (YDR284C); ancestral locus Anc_5.297), producing MAVNRLTLGGNPNSFSNRNPKWRITDVIVLLIFMIISYPVYYQEPFQRQFYLNDLTISHPYALNQRVSDTMLFVYTLVIPLIAIVIMTLILAHPHHRWFLLYISVLGLFLAWFATSLFTNFIKNWIGRLRPDFLDRCQPKPGLPVDMLFTASEVCTTDNKEILLDGFRTTPSGHSSESFAGLGYLYLWTCGQLLTENKEMGYWRKLVALLPLLGASLIALSRTQDYRHHFVDVLLGSIFGYVVAYFNYRRNFPPINDPIPFKPILDDSDVTLEEEEQELTTHTTTPAGPEFRRIPLQHTDEEALPLTGN from the coding sequence ATGGCTGTTAATCGTCTAACATTAGGAGGAAACCCCAATAGTTTTTCCAATAGGAATCCCAAATGGAGGATTACAGATGTAATTGTATTGCTCATTTTCATGATAATAAGCTATCCGGTCTATTACCAAGAACCATTCCAAAGGCAATTTTATCTAAATGATTTAACCATTTCACATCCATATGCCTTAAATCAAAGAGTGAGTGATACAATGTTATTCGTCTACACTTTAGTCATCCCCCTCATTGCTATTGTAATAATGACATTAATTCTAGCTCATCCACATCATAGATGGTTTTTATTATACATATCGGTATTGGGCCTTTTCCTTGCCTGGTTTGCAACAAGTTTATTCactaattttattaaaaacTGGATCGGAAGATTAAGACCAGATTTTCTTGACCGTTGCCAACCAAAGCCTGGTTTACCTGTAGATATGTTATTTACTGCATCTGAAGTTTGTACCactgataataaagaaattttacTGGATGGTTTTAGAACAACACCTTCTGGTCATTCAAGTGAAAGTTTTGCGGGCTTAGGTTACTTATATCTTTGGACATGTGGTCAATTATTGACcgaaaataaagaaatggGATACTGGAGGAAACTAGTTGCCCTCTTGCCATTATTAGGTGCATCTTTGATTGCATTATCTAGAACTCAAGATTATAGACATCATTTTGTTGATGTATTATTAGGTTCCATCTTTGGTTACGTAGTTGCGTATTTCAACTATAGAAGAAACTTCCCACCTATTAATGATCCAATACCATTTAAACCTATCTTAGATGATTCCGATGTTACTTTggaggaagaagaacagGAACTGACTACGCATACAACAACTCCAGCAGGCCCTGAATTCAGACGTATTCCATTACAACATACAGATGAAGAGGCGCTACCACTGACTGGTAATTGA